The following proteins come from a genomic window of Lolium rigidum isolate FL_2022 chromosome 5, APGP_CSIRO_Lrig_0.1, whole genome shotgun sequence:
- the LOC124654807 gene encoding uncharacterized protein LOC124654807 — protein MASLVPGVLVKLLQHMNTDVKVAGEHRSSLLQVVSIVPALSGSDLFTNQGFYLKVSDSSHATYVTLPEEQHDLILSDKIQLGQFIHVDRLEAATPVPILWGVRPVPGRHACVGNPEDLVLTSSSGSKKAQPANGSKATNGVKDAGLMSLEKEKSKLEKINASHKTVGTENKKPLLTKSKSSLSKQALNAVADKKEAVKPKTRPGSVRSTPSSPTSVYSMPGTFDRFSSDLRQRHGVKGAEKAASSRLSLLERAASVLKVTSAGRRSSVGNSISSSLLGIGSGPKALRRSWEGAVDTKGKINSDSKTTRADRKPENRGPTTPRRKPPVNEKAAHKDDSKNHNPARKSTASAPAPAPSVDADKAPKKHPPTLKRPSGVLGNPNATNLVKIPPNSKKLTDASSSWTSLPPPLAKLGKELLKYRESAQVAAVEAMQEASAAESLLRCLSSYAEVSSTAEEHNPQPTVEQFLALHGALSRATVITDTLTKSAASPECSAASDAGTVVSAADEETAAVAAERQRRAKSWVNAALATDLSAFGLYNLKQAPATVPSPLAVVVVDESVKPAAAAPNAVKSLSPAAKSRMSPAKGKPRTSPVTMTAAVVAPPPEWERGVGAEERGQLARRLGEESRGWFLGFVERFLDADVSAAAPWDRERAARMLPQLKRVNDWLGEIGARSEAPPPLDGDEEDALATTPTAANGGCGVPEETIERLRKKIYEFLLTNVDSAAAVLGGAASTPAPAPANGKKL, from the exons ATGGCGTCGCTGGTGCCCGGTGTCCTCGTCAAGCTCCTCCAGCACATGAACACGGATGTTAAAGTCGCAGGCGAGCATCGGTCGTCGCTGCTTCAGGTTGTCAGCATTGTGCCAGCGCTCTCCGGGAGTGATCTTTTCACCAACCAAGGGTTCTACCTCAAGGTGTCCGATTCTTCCCACGCCACCTACGTCACCCTCCCCGAGGAGCAGCATGATCTCATCTTGAGCGACAAGATTCAGCTAGGGCAGTTCATCCATGTAGACCGCCTGGAGGCGGCTACCCCGGTGCCCATACTCTGGGGAGTTCGGCCAGTCCCTGGCCGCCATGCTTGCGTTGGCAACCCTGAGGACCTTGTGTTGACTAGCTCTTCTGGCAGCAAGAAGGCGCAGCCAGCCAATGGATCGAAAGCAACCAACGGAGTGAAAGATGCTGGCCTTATGTCTCTAGAAAAGGAGAAGAGcaagttagagaaaataaatgcttCCCACAAAACCGTTGGGACGGAAAATAAGAAACCGCTGCTGACTAAGTCAAAATCTTCACTGTCAAAACAGGCTTTGAATGCGGTTGCTGATAAGAAGGAAGCGGTGAAACCGAAGACAAGGCCTGGTAGTGTTAGATCAACGCCTTCATCTCCAACCAGTGTGTATTCTATGCCTGGAACATTTGACAGGTTTTCTAGTGACCTAAGACAGAGACACGGGGTAAAAGGAGCAGAGAAAGCAGCATCTTCTAGGCTCTCTTTGTTGGAAAGGGCAGCTTCAGTTTTGAAGGTTACCAGTGCAGGGAGGAGgtcctctgtaggtaactcgatcAGTAGCTCTTTGTTGGGTATTGGATCAGGACCAAAGGCCTTGAGAAGAAGCTGGGAAGGAGCTGTAGATACAAAAGGGAAAATCAACTCAGATTCGAAGACAACTAGAGCTGATAGGAAACCTGAGAACAGGGGTCCAACG ACTCCTAGAAGAAAGCCACCAGTGAACGAGAAGGCGGCACATAAAGATGACAGTAAGAACCATAACCCTGCTAGAAAGAGCACAGCGagcgctcctgctcctgctccttcaGTTGATGCTGACAAAGCACCGAAGAAGCATCCTCCTACTCTAAAGAGGCCATCTGGGGTTTTAGGCAACCCAAATGCTACAAATTTGGTTAAGATTCCCCCGAACAGCAAAAAACTGACGGATGCTAGCAGTTCATGGACATCACTTCCTCCGCCACTTGCCAAATTAGGAAAG GAGCTTCTGAAGTACAGAGAATCGGCGCAGGTAGCTGCTGTTGAAGCCATGCAGGAAGCTTCTGCTGCAGAAAGCTTGCTGAGATGTTTGAG CTCCTACGCGGAGGTGAGCTCGACGGCGGAGGAGCACAACCCGCAGCCAACTGTCGAGCAGTTCCTCGCCCTCCACGGAGCGCTTTcccgcgccactgttatcaccgaCACCCTCACAAAGTCGGCAGCCTCGCCGGAATGCTCAGCGGCCAGCGACGCCGGGACGGTGGTCTCCGCAGCGGACGAAGAGACTGCTGCTGTCGCGGCGGAGCGGCAGCGCCGAGCCAAGTCCTGGGTGAACGCCGCGCTTGCCACGGACCTCTCTGCCTTTGGGCTCTACAACCTCAAGCAGGCCCCGGCCACGGTACCCTCGCCGCTGGCCGTGGTCGTCGTCGATGAGTCGGTGAAGCCGGCTGCAGCGGCGCCCAATGCCGTGAAGTCGTTATCTCCAGCGGCGAAGTCGCGGATGTCCCCTGCAAAGGGGAAGCCAAGGACGAGCCCGGTGACTATGACAGCGGcagtggtggcgccgccgccggagtGGGAGAGGGGAGTAGGCGCGGAGGAGAGGGGCCAGCTGGCTCGGCGGCTCGGGGAGGAGTCCAGGGGGTGGTTCCTCGGGTTCGTGGAGCGGTTCCTGGACGCCGACGTGTCGGCAGCGGCGCCATGGGACCGCGAGCGCGCGGCCAGGATGCTCCCGCAGCTGAAGCGCGTCAACGACTGGCTTGGCGAGATCGGGGCGCGCAGCGAGGCGCCTCCGCCGCTGGACGGGGACGAGGAGGATGCGCTGGCCACCACTCCCACTGCCGCGAACGGCGGCTGCGGCGTGCCCGAGGAGACGATCGAGCGGCTGAGGAAGAAGATCTACGAGTTCCTCCTCACCAACGTCGACTCAGCCGCCGCGGTGCTCGGCGGCGCGGCGTCcacaccggcgccggcgccggcgaacgGGAAGAAGTTGTGA
- the LOC124657336 gene encoding probable BOI-related E3 ubiquitin-protein ligase 3 has product MAINSQRLRQMILGTGHHQPSPAPTWLHFNQVGTSTAIAMPTSYAAMVPSQHGYHSSYMPSVGGRDQYTEFLALAAVDLAKRRATLQGTSRSQEMAAGYKRKRDEQLVPALGASQGQLQTIVVVDDLLLNHASKIWELLAKQRQMHMRLITYAVEDRAAKQLKAKDEEMKSIWVRNMALQDQVRILQREAQEWRNIARSKEAAANALRGDLQRTLAQAVHGREVNEASSCCWGDNQVAFGRNNEYEVSKPEAATSAGRCKGCGQGEAMDILLPCRHLCVCASCAATTRVCPACGCTKTGSICVNLF; this is encoded by the exons ATGGCCATCAACTCGCAGCGCTTACGCCAGATGATACTCGGCACCGGCCACCACCAGCCTTCCCCTGCTCCAACTTGGCTTCACTTCAACCAGGTGGGTACCTCCACCGCCATTGCGATGCCTACGAGTTATGCAGCCATGGTGCCTAGCCAACATGGATACCATTCGTCATATATGCCGTCGGTGGGAGGGCGGGACCAATACACTGAGTTCCTGGCGCTGGCTGCGGTTGACCTTGCGAAGAGGCGCGCCACGCTCCAGGGTACGTCGCGTTCACAAGAAATGGCTGCCGGTTATAAGAGGAAGCGTGACGAGCAGTTGGTGCCGGCGCTTGGTGCGTCCCAGGGGCAGCTGCAGACCATTGTCGTCGTCGACGACCTCCTACTCAACCAT GCATCCAAGATATGGGAGCTTCTGGCGAAGCAAAGGCAGATGCACATGAGGCTGATCACCTATGCCGTGGAGGATAGGGCGGCCAAGCAGCTCAAGGCAAAGGACGAGGAGATGAAGTCTATCTGGGTTAGGAACATGGCGCTCCAGGACCAGGTCAGGATCCTCCAGAGGGAGGCCCAGGAGTGGCGCAACATCGCCAGGTCAAAGGAGGCGGCCGCCAACGCGCTCCGCGGCGACCTGCAGCGCACGCTAGCGCAGGCAGTCCATGGTCGTGAAGTTAACGAAGCCAGTTCAtgttgttggggggataaccaggTAGCCTTCGGCAGGAACAACGAGTACGAGGTGTCAAAGCCGGAGGCGGCGACGAGCGCCGGGAGGTgcaaggggtgcggccagggcGAGGCCATGGACATATTGCTGCCGTGCAGGCACCTCTGCGTGTGCGCGTCGTGCGCGGCCACGACAAGGGTGTGCCCGGCATGCGGATGCACCAAGACCGGCAGCATCTGCGTCAACTTATTCTGA